Below is a genomic region from Leucobacter exalbidus.
TCAACGATGACCAGTGGAACCTGATTTCGGGATCGCTTCCTGGCCCGACTGGTCGACAAGGGCGCCCCTATGCCGATGCCCGCACCATGGTCGAGGGCATCATTTATCGCTACCGGTGCGGCATTGCTTGGCGTGATCTTCCTGCCGCGTTCGGACCTTGGCAGACAGTGTGGCGGTGGCATCGCCGCATGGCCGCAGACGGCACCTGGGATGCCCTCCTTGGCCAATTGATGGCGGAGGCAGATGCTGCCGGAATGGTTGATTGGTCGATTTCGGTGGACTCCACGATCGCTCGCGCGCATCAGCACGCAACGAACGTGACGCGCCTAAAAAAGGGATACATCGAATTACAAGAATCTGCTGACCGAGCCGCTTGATCATGCGGTGGGTCGTTCTCGCGGCGGCCTCTCGACTAAAATTCATCAGCTCGTAGACGGCAACGGGTTGCCGCTGGTGACTGTCTGCACGGCCGGGCAAGACGGCGATTCGCCGATGTTATTGCCGCTGCTTGAGATTCTGCGTGTGGAACGAACCGGGCCTGGCAGGCCGCGCACTCGCCCGGACGCGGTCCGCGGCGACAAGGCATACTCGTCTCGCGCAATTCGCGCCCATCTACGCGAGCGCAGCATTGAGGCGGTCATCCCTGAACCGAGAGACCAGATCGGGCATCGCAAACGCCGCGGAAGTCAGGGCGGTCGCCCACCCAAACTCGACGCCGAGAACTATCGAGGACGTAACGTGATCGAGCGACGGTTCTGCCACGTGAAACAGTGGCGAGGCATCGCAACCCGGTACGACAAACTGTCGTTGACGTACCGGGCAGCAGTGTTACTTCACGCGGTCATCGCCTGGACACAACATTTACGAGACATGCCCTAGGCGTCAATAAGTTCACGCACGAACGGCGTGAGCTCGGCTGCCCAAGCTTGGGCAGCCGAGTCGACGTAATCGGCACTCGATGCGTCGTGCATGCCGTGTTCGCCGATGCGGGTCGCGCCGAGCTCCTGTAGAAGCTTCGATAGTTTGATGCTCGCAAAATTAAAGGTTTCGTAGGTTGTGTCTCCCAGCCCGAAAATGGCATAGTTGAACTTTGAAAAATCGGGTCGGGTTGTGTTTAACGCCTCCGCAAAGACATCGGCGCCATCGGAATATTCTCCATCGCCATAGGTGGAACAGCACACAACCAGGAGGGTGTCCTCGTGGAATTGCTCAAGTTCAAGCTCGGTGAGTGACACGAACTCACTTTGTATCATGTTGCTGAGTGCGGCCTCGATTTCGACTGCCGCCAGCTCAGCATTGCCAGTTTCAGTGCCGTAAGCGATGATGGCGTGGGTGGGAATTGCCATGTCGTAAACTCTCCTTTGAGTTGATAGTAAAGTGCAGGTCAAGCGGTTATGCGGGGGAAAGTGGCGTACGGGCGTGGTGGAGGATTTCAGCACGATCGCGAATTTTGTGACGGGTGCGCGATGCTCCGGCGCGATTAGTTTCTACCTGATTGACGCGGAGCCAGCCGGGAAACTCCACCGGTGGTTGTGCGAGCTGTGTCGTGACGGCTGAATAGCCAGGCTTACCGAGGGTGAGGAGGCCCGTGGAAATGTCTGTGATGACGCTTCCCGCGACGAGCTGGGCATCTTTGCGGTTCTCAGGGATTGTGCCCCGTGGGCCGCGTCTCAGCCAGCCTACGCAGTACAGCCCAGGGGCGATGCGTCCTGATTCTAAATCGCTGTGAGCGTGCGATTCTGGATCGAGCTCTGTGCCGGGGCTTTCGTGTTCGAAGCCGATGGCTGTGATTACGTGAGACGTCTCGAAGCGTAAGGTTTCCCCTGAGTTAATGACGGTGCACTCAATACCGCCTACTTGCTCGGTGCCCAGTACTGATGTCGGGCGCATTCCGAAATGGAAATGTACGGTGGACGTCGCATCAGGGCGTTCCAGCGCGGACAAAAAGGCGAGTGCCTCGATGCGCCGAACGGCTTCCTTTGCGAGTAGTTTACCTGCAGCGATTGCGTGATCGATCTCGCGCTGTGCTGAGACGAGCATGTGGGGATCGCAGGCAAATCGAAGTTGTGGCTGTTCGGCAAGTTCCCTTACCATCCCTGGATCAAATTTTGCGTCGAGAGGGAGGGAACGGCCCACGAGATGAACGTCTTGTAGCGGGGCCGGGCGCATACAGTGAAGAACATCATCTGCGAGGTCTGAGCCCGCATACTGGGCACTCGTTTTAGTGAGGAAACGTACGAGGTCGATTGAAACGTTGCCATGCCCCACGATTACTGCTTTGTCACGGAACGTGACCGGCTGGGCTGAGTCCGACGGGTGGCCGTTGATAAGACGAGTGACCTCGCCCGAGCCATGAACTCCAGGTAAGCGGTCTCCGGGAATGCCGAGGCGCCGATCTTGCCATAAGCCAGTGGCGAGGATGACCACATCGAACGAGATACGCAGTGTATCGAGCGTGATGTCGGTGCCAATGTTGACATTGCCCGCAAAAGCCAATTGACCATTCTGAAAGAGGCGGTCAAACTGCCGCGTGACGGCCTTGGTTCCTTGATGATCTGGGGCGACCCCATAACGGACCAGGCCGAATGGAGTTACTAAACGATCAAACACGGTGATCGCAGATTCAGGGAACTGGCGCAGAATAAACTGCGCGGTGTAGCAGCCGGCAGGGCCGCTGCCCACGACAGCGATGTGTGGATAGGTGGTAGTTCGCAGCATAAGTCATCCGCCTTTGGTGCTTAGTGTCCCGCATCGTAAAATGATGCGCATCATTAACATGTATGATGTTACATGATTTCCCATTTATGGGAAGGTCTACGCGCTACTGGTGTATCCAAGACCCCGCGATCATGGTGGCCCGTACTGGGTTGCGCGGGATCTGCTCAAGCGCGCGAACCAGGGGAGTCTGTAGTAGAACGATATCGGCGGCGACACCAGGGACAATTCGGCGAGGTGCAGCGCCAGGGCTGTCGAGTGGCGCGAGATAGGCCATAAGCGCCTGCTTCGGATCAATTGTCTCATCGTGATAGGTGCTGCGGTGGCTTCCAGAAACCCCAATTGTGGCGCCTGTGGGTGTGCGCCTGTACTGTGCGGCATGAATAACCTGCCAGGGTGATAGTGGGCCATAAGGCGCATCACTCGAGAGCGCGAGCGGAATCCCTGCTCTTATGAGCGAAGCAACGCGATAAAGGTCGGTGTCCTTGGCGTGTCCTAGATCGTCTCCCAGCTCATCCCCGCGGTGCGCAATGAATCCTGGCTGCGTGACCACGGCTAACCCGAACCTCGCGATATCTGCCACAAGGGCTTGGGGAATGACCGCGGCGTGTTCAATTCGATCGCCAATTACGGGGGGCACTGCTTCAAAAGCTGCTAGTAACAAAGCTAGAGAATCGAGAGTGACTGAGTGCACTGCGACGGCGCGGCCCTCGCTGCGCGCAACAAGGAGTTCGGCGACGAGCGCGTTATATGACGGAAGCTGATGATCTGCGAGCACGATCTTGCGTGGTCCGATCTTGGACTGCCCGCCAGCTGCGCACCTCACCCGGGGAACTGCGAGATCTGGGCTTACCTGTGCAGGGCTGGCCGCATGGCCCAGCAATTGCAGCCTCTGAGGAAGCGCGCCTGTGCGCTGCGCTGCTTCAAACGCGGTGAGTGCAGTGGTGTCAAGCTCTGGTGAAGCGTCGGTTATTCCCGTAATGCCGAGTCGAGCCAGTTCGTGGCCCACACGTGAGAGCTGTGGCGGTTTCGCTGGTGCCAGTTCCCGCAGCCAACGATCGCCGCGCCACACTCGACCGGTTGGATTTCCAATAGCATCGAGTTCAAGCGACGGGTGTGGCAGCTTCGCCTGATCAAAATTGTGCAGCAAACCGAGTGTTCGTAGAGCGGCCGAGCTGAGTATCCAAAGTGCCCCGCTGCGATGCTGCACACGCACGGATCGGTTGCCAGCGAGCTTATCGAGTGCCTGCCTGTCGAGTTTGCCAGCCAGCGACTCTGAATAGCCTGTCGCCCGTACCGAACCATCAGGGCCCTTTGGTGCAGTACGCAGCAAAGACCCCAGCTCTGCGGGGCTCGATGCAGAGCGACAATCAACGGAAGTATACGAAGCAGCAAGTGCAAATAGATGCAAGTGATGATCGTGAAGACCGGGGAGGAGAGCAGCGCCGTGTGCGTGAACGACCTGCTCAGACACACCGGGGATGATTCGTTTGCTGACCTCAGCGATGAGGCCGTGCCTGATACGAACGTCGTACAGGGCGGGGGACGCATGGCCAATGGGATTCGGCCCGAACGGGAGCTCGGCCTCGGTAATTAGCATTGGGAGCGCTTCAAATCTGTACCGACTCGGCGATTGAGGTGGGGGGAACTTAAGAACCTGGCGTTATCCTCACCCAGCGCGTGAGGTGCCGAATATTGAGGCAGCACGCGTGCGGTCGGCGGGGTCGCAGTTTCCAAGCCTGGACTCGGGCTGAGCCTGTCTGCTGCATCGAAGCCCCATAAGGTATGGCGAACGATGTTATACATGGATATATCCCAAAGCTCGCCGCGGCGGCGACGATTATTTGTGCCTTGATCGGACCCCTCCGCGGATCCCTTTGTGGTCTCCTCCATTGCGCTTACAGTGTTACCAGGCACCGTCATACAGGAAGCTGCAGCGAATAACCCGGCAAGTGGATCAGCAATGGCGTCTCCCACAAAACAAGGGCTACCGTCATGGTCGCGTGCGATGAGACCGGCGCTCGCCGCAACGTCATCACCAAAACCAATGCGTGAGCTGGTCCGACCAGCCGCCGTGATTGATACCCAGGTGGCCCCTGTCGCGATATGTGCCTCTGCATCGATACCGAGGCGCATGAGGGCACGAGGCCTTGAAGCCTCGATGATGATATCGGCGCTTGCAACCAAGTCATGCAGCGCAGCGAGTGATGACGGATCTGAAGGTGTGAACGACACAGCTTTGTGTCCAGAGTGTAGGAGGCTGTAGAACTTCTTATTGCCGTACCTGGCGCCATCGGGCCGCTCGGTGGACTCGACCTTGATGACTTCTGCGCCTAATAAGCCGAGGATGTGTGCGCATAGTGGCCCCGCCCACAGAGAACTGAAGTCGATGACGCGCAGCCCAGCGAAGTCTCGGGGCTGCCGGGTGGGCCAGATGGCCTGGCGTGGGAGCGACGCGGGTGGTTCCGATTGGTCCACGGGCCAGCAGGGTAGTGAAAGCTCGAGTGCCATTCGTTGCACATCTGAGGAAGTGGCTTGGGACATACCGAGTGTGAGTGCGGGCCACGGATCCGTAGGCATAACGGGCGTACCGAGTGCCGCGGAGTACAACAGCGGATCATCAACTCTTGCGCAGGACACAGCAGCGAGTGAACCGTCTAGGAGCGGGAGTAATCTACCTGCGCCGCCCACAGTTGTCGAGCCTTGCCTGCAAAAACCCGTGTAAATGGCACGCTCACTCAGCAGCGCTGAGCCATTAAACGAGACTTCGGGGGGAAAATTTTCCCGGTTCTGAATCCATTCACCGAGTGCGCGAGCCATGCTTGCTGCGCGACCAGGGGGGAGTAACGGTGGTCCATCTTGTGAACCAGTGAGCCATGCGCCCCCATCTACCCAGTCGGCTTGTGGATCGAGTTCGGGAATCCGGGTGCTCAAAAAGTTGAGCAGATCGGCAGGTCCAGCGAGGGAAGCCGCTTGTGAAGACGACTCGGTAGGTAACTTATTGATAATGATCTGCCTCCAGTCGGCATACTAGGACGGTGACCCAAATCCCTCATCGCGACCAGGCCGTACTCACTCTTACGGTATCTGAGCTTGCCGCTGGACGTTTGCCGGTACCGCTGCTAAACGGGGAGGGTGCGCCTGAGCAGGTGGTGCTCATTGTCGACCTCGACACAGCTCTGGGCTTGGATACAGCAGATCTTTCCGCTGCATCCAGGGAGTGTCGAACGTTTGAATCCGTGGTACGAATCGGGATTTCTCACTCGCAAATTGCTGTAGAGAATTTTGTTGAGGACTGTGGGGAGATGGTCGACGCCCTCGACGTCATCATCGTGCCTGAGGCGTCTGCGCTTGCGCAGTTGCGGAGCTGCGTCGGAGCTCGCGATGTTTCAGATGCATTGGCTGAGATTACAGATGCGGTCATTGCGCATCCCACCGCCGCGATCTTCCTCACGCAGGTGTTGCGGGCGGGGGAGCGTGTAGGGCTTCTCGAAGCAGTGAACATTGAATCTTTCGCTTTTTCAACGCTGTTGGGATCAAATGAGTTTCAATTTTGGCTAAGTGAAGTGCGGGATCCAAAATTTGTGGCCCCCGATCACATAGCGAATCCTGTACTGATTGACAGGGCAGTCGAAGAATTGTTTATTGTGCTGAATCGGCCTGAACGGCGCAACGCCTATGGGCGGCAACTGCGAGATTCTTTGGCGGATGCTCTTCGGGTTGCGCTGATTGACGACAGCGTTGAACGCGTGCATCTGAGTGGTTCTGGGCGGGCGTTTAGCTCTGGAGGAGAGATATCAGAATTTGGGCAAACGCCCGATGTTGGTCGCGCACATTTTATCCGTACACGTGCAGGCGTGGGGCACTTGATTGCCGCGTTAGGAGACCGGTTGACGATTGAAGTGCACGGAGCATGTATCGGGGCCGGAATTGAGATAGCGGCGTTCGGGGCACATGTCGTGGCACGGGGCAGCACAGTTTTTAAGCTCCCCGAAGTGGGAATGGGCTTGATTCCTGGTGCCGGGGGCACCGCCAGTATTTCGCGAAGAATTGGGCGACACCGCACTGCTTGGCTCGCGCTGAGTGCGCGCACAATTGCGCAAGATCGTGCGTTTGAATGGGGTCTCGTCGATGAGTTGGTGTAAAACATTGACCAACTTTTGAGTCTAAACACGTGCGCTAATGTCATCTATTGGGGCAGATGGGGCCGCAAAAAAAGAATATGACTTGCGCAATCAGGATAAACATGTTCATAATTATCACGAAAAGCTAAGTTATGAGTCTTTTCACCCGAGCGATCAACGGCGAACTCGGGAGCCAATGCACATTGCCGTGAATATTGGAGAAACCAATGGTTCTGAACAACCGTAGTTCTCGCGCGCTGACAGCGATTGCGGGAATTGGAGTGCTTGCGCTCGCCTTGAGCGCGTGCTCGAGCACAGCTACCGAAGACGTAAAAGACACAACTGCCAGTGAGGAGGGTGTCGCTTTTGGCGCATCGAAGGATGATTGGAAAGCCGCATTCGCTGACGTCGATTCGATTGAACTGCGTACGCAGTCTTCGTCTGCAAAGGGCGCGGCCAGCGGCAAAGATTTTGAAGACTTTGTTGCTGAAATTGAAGAGTGGTCTGATGGCAAGATTACCTTCGATCTCGGTTACTCGAGTGCCTACGCCTCGCCTCTAGAAGGCATCGATGCGTTGAACGATGGTCGCCTTGATATCGCGCACGTGATCCCACAGTACTTTGCTGAGGAACTTCCACTCGCCGCATCTTTGGTCAACATGAACGTGATCTCAAACGCGAGCCCGATCTATGGTGCAGTGTCATCAAACGTATGGCCCCTGCAAGCCGGTTTTGAGAGCGAAGAGCTCATGGCTGAATCGGAGGAGCTCGGCATGGTGCCGCTTGCTCCCTATTGGAACACTGGTGCCGGCGCGCTCATTTGTTCCGCTGAACGTAACAATCTAAAGGAACTCAAGGGTGCCGTAGTAGCTGCTTCAGGCGCGCTACAGCAAGAACAGGTTAGCGCTGTTGGTTCGTCACCGACGTCAATGCCGTTCACCGAATTCTATGAAGCACTGCAGCGCGGCGCGGCCGATTGCGTGCAGACCACTGGCACGTCTGCTCTGGCCGTGAGTATCCCCGAGGTTGCCCCTCACGTTGTAATCGATCCAGAGGCGAGTTTCATCGCCGGTGCTTCGATGCTGAACTTCAGTAAAGCAACGTGGGATGCATTGCCGCTTGTAGCTCAGCAGCTCATTTGGGATCGTACTTCAACGTTCGTGGCGGGCAATATTACCAAGGTAATTGGCAACTATCAGCTGCTGAATGATGCCGTGACCGCCAGCGGTGGCAGTATCGAAGAGTTCGACGCAGATGCCGTTACAGCTATGAACGACACGAAACCGGCCATCTTAAGCACCGTGGCCGAGACTGCAGGTGAAGACTTTGTTAGTAACGCAGAGACGTTGCAGAGTGACTGGTTGCAAAAGACTGCAGACGCCGGTTTCGACGTCGACGTGAAATATGCAGACATTCAGATATGGCTCGACGACAACCAGGATTCCCTCAACGAGTTCATCCAGGCGGATGTTGCAGAGGCTGTCTACAAGCCCTACCGCCCGTAAGTCTTAGGCAACAGCACCTTCAAGGTTCCGTAACTGCGCAACTGTGCAATTACGGAACCTTGAAGGCTCAGCAACAAACAGACACTTCATTTAACCAATTGGGAGCAGCGGGACATGACTGTGCAAACTCAACCTAAATCCCGAAAGACTCTTCGGGATCGACTCCTCAACTTCATTGAGGTAGCAGCGGTCATCGTGCTCGTTGTGATGATGCTGCACGTGGTTCTCAACGCGCTGTCCCGTTCGCTCTTTAAAATGCCGATCTACGGGACCCTCGAACTCACTCAGTTCTGGTACTTGCCGGCGTTGACACTGCTGGGCCTCATCGCTGCCCAAGCTCGTAATGAGCACATTGTCGCCGACCTGTTGTTTGATTCGTTCCCGGCCATCATGCGTAAATGGACGTCTTTTTCCGTGAACGTAATTACTGCAGTCGTCGCAGCGTTGATTTCTTGGTACGGGCTGAGCGAGACGGTTCACGCGTTCGACAAAATGATCATGGCTGGAGCTACTGATTTCCCGCTCTGGCCCATTGAAGCATTGCTTACTATCTCGTACGCAGCCTTCGCGATTCAGTTGCTATACACCGCAGTTAAAATTGCGCGATTCGGTGAGGAAATAGATCCAGATGGCATCCCGAATGATGATGGGGTGGGTTTCGGTGATGACCCGATCGCGCGTGAAGAGGACCTGCGGGCGCGGGGCCTGCTGGAAGCTGACGCCACAGCGAGCAAGGAAGGTTCACGATGAGCGCGGTCACCACACTACTGAGTATCGGTGTTGAAAAAGAGCCCAGAGAGCCAGGATTTATTAAAGGCTGGTTATCTTTCTCTATCAACACAATCGCAGTTATAGCCTCCGGCGGCTATATGTTCCTGCCTAGCAGCGACAAAATTGGCATCGGAATAGCGGGTGTCGTCATGATGGTCGCGCTGCTATTCATGAAGTTCCCTGCTGCGATGGCCATGATCCTGCCGTCGCTGCTCGCTATGTACGCGATGCGAGGGTGGGCAATTGTTGAGACCTCGCTCATGAACGTCCCTATCGATTCAATTTCAAGCTGGAGCCTTTCAGTGCTCCCCATGTTTATCGTTATGGGGTTGCTTATGTGGCGTTCTGGTATGACGGAGGGAGTGTACAAAGCCGCACGACAATGGTTTTCATGGATGCCTGGCGGTCTTGCTGTTGGTACCAACCTGGCGGGCACTGGTCTCGCCACGGTGAGTGGCTCGACGGCTGGCGTTGTCTACGCATTAAGCCGGATCGGTATCCCCGAGATGCTTAAAGCGGGTTATGACAAACGTCTAGCCCTCGGTTCGGTGATCGTGGCGAGCCTTCCAGGCCAGCTAATCCCGCCCAGCATCCTCCTCGTGCTCTACGCGGGCATTGCCGAGGTGCCGGTGGGGCAACAGCTGCTGTCGGGCATTCTTCCCGGCGTGGTCGTCGCGATTATGTTCACTGTCATGCTCGTAATCATGGCTTCGTTCTTCAAAATGGGCGGCCAGAAAGTAGCAGGCAAGGAGACTGCCCCGACGTCATGGTCTGAGCGCTGGCGGTCTCTGGCACGGACATGGCCGCTTCCGATTCTCGCGGCGATTATCATCGTGGGTATGTTCTCGGGGCTATTTACAGCGACCGAAGCAGGTGCCTTCGCTGCCCTTTGTGCGCTGATCCTTACTTTCCTTTGGAAGCCGGCTGGCGGCGGCGTGTCT
It encodes:
- a CDS encoding IS5 family transposase (programmed frameshift) — its product is MSRFQLLNDDQWNLISGSLPGPTGRQGRPYADARTMVEGIIYRYRCGIAWRDLPAAFGPWQTVWRWHRRMAADGTWDALLGQLMAEADAAGMVDWSISVDSTIARAHQHATNVTRLKKGTSNYKNLLTEPLDHAVGRSRGGLSTKIHQLVDGNGLPLVTVCTAGQDGDSPMLLPLLEILRVERTGPGRPRTRPDAVRGDKAYSSRAIRAHLRERSIEAVIPEPRDQIGHRKRRGSQGGRPPKLDAENYRGRNVIERRFCHVKQWRGIATRYDKLSLTYRAAVLLHAVIAWTQHLRDMP
- a CDS encoding flavodoxin domain-containing protein — protein: MAIPTHAIIAYGTETGNAELAAVEIEAALSNMIQSEFVSLTELELEQFHEDTLLVVCCSTYGDGEYSDGADVFAEALNTTRPDFSKFNYAIFGLGDTTYETFNFASIKLSKLLQELGATRIGEHGMHDASSADYVDSAAQAWAAELTPFVRELIDA
- a CDS encoding FAD-dependent oxidoreductase, with translation MLRTTTYPHIAVVGSGPAGCYTAQFILRQFPESAITVFDRLVTPFGLVRYGVAPDHQGTKAVTRQFDRLFQNGQLAFAGNVNIGTDITLDTLRISFDVVILATGLWQDRRLGIPGDRLPGVHGSGEVTRLINGHPSDSAQPVTFRDKAVIVGHGNVSIDLVRFLTKTSAQYAGSDLADDVLHCMRPAPLQDVHLVGRSLPLDAKFDPGMVRELAEQPQLRFACDPHMLVSAQREIDHAIAAGKLLAKEAVRRIEALAFLSALERPDATSTVHFHFGMRPTSVLGTEQVGGIECTVINSGETLRFETSHVITAIGFEHESPGTELDPESHAHSDLESGRIAPGLYCVGWLRRGPRGTIPENRKDAQLVAGSVITDISTGLLTLGKPGYSAVTTQLAQPPVEFPGWLRVNQVETNRAGASRTRHKIRDRAEILHHARTPLSPA
- a CDS encoding amidohydrolase family protein — encoded protein: MSEQVVHAHGAALLPGLHDHHLHLFALAASYTSVDCRSASSPAELGSLLRTAPKGPDGSVRATGYSESLAGKLDRQALDKLAGNRSVRVQHRSGALWILSSAALRTLGLLHNFDQAKLPHPSLELDAIGNPTGRVWRGDRWLRELAPAKPPQLSRVGHELARLGITGITDASPELDTTALTAFEAAQRTGALPQRLQLLGHAASPAQVSPDLAVPRVRCAAGGQSKIGPRKIVLADHQLPSYNALVAELLVARSEGRAVAVHSVTLDSLALLLAAFEAVPPVIGDRIEHAAVIPQALVADIARFGLAVVTQPGFIAHRGDELGDDLGHAKDTDLYRVASLIRAGIPLALSSDAPYGPLSPWQVIHAAQYRRTPTGATIGVSGSHRSTYHDETIDPKQALMAYLAPLDSPGAAPRRIVPGVAADIVLLQTPLVRALEQIPRNPVRATMIAGSWIHQ
- a CDS encoding CoA transferase produces the protein MARALGEWIQNRENFPPEVSFNGSALLSERAIYTGFCRQGSTTVGGAGRLLPLLDGSLAAVSCARVDDPLLYSAALGTPVMPTDPWPALTLGMSQATSSDVQRMALELSLPCWPVDQSEPPASLPRQAIWPTRQPRDFAGLRVIDFSSLWAGPLCAHILGLLGAEVIKVESTERPDGARYGNKKFYSLLHSGHKAVSFTPSDPSSLAALHDLVASADIIIEASRPRALMRLGIDAEAHIATGATWVSITAAGRTSSRIGFGDDVAASAGLIARDHDGSPCFVGDAIADPLAGLFAAASCMTVPGNTVSAMEETTKGSAEGSDQGTNNRRRRGELWDISMYNIVRHTLWGFDAADRLSPSPGLETATPPTARVLPQYSAPHALGEDNARFLSSPHLNRRVGTDLKRSQC
- a CDS encoding enoyl-CoA hydratase/isomerase family protein, translated to MTQIPHRDQAVLTLTVSELAAGRLPVPLLNGEGAPEQVVLIVDLDTALGLDTADLSAASRECRTFESVVRIGISHSQIAVENFVEDCGEMVDALDVIIVPEASALAQLRSCVGARDVSDALAEITDAVIAHPTAAIFLTQVLRAGERVGLLEAVNIESFAFSTLLGSNEFQFWLSEVRDPKFVAPDHIANPVLIDRAVEELFIVLNRPERRNAYGRQLRDSLADALRVALIDDSVERVHLSGSGRAFSSGGEISEFGQTPDVGRAHFIRTRAGVGHLIAALGDRLTIEVHGACIGAGIEIAAFGAHVVARGSTVFKLPEVGMGLIPGAGGTASISRRIGRHRTAWLALSARTIAQDRAFEWGLVDELV
- the dctP gene encoding TRAP transporter substrate-binding protein DctP; the encoded protein is MVLNNRSSRALTAIAGIGVLALALSACSSTATEDVKDTTASEEGVAFGASKDDWKAAFADVDSIELRTQSSSAKGAASGKDFEDFVAEIEEWSDGKITFDLGYSSAYASPLEGIDALNDGRLDIAHVIPQYFAEELPLAASLVNMNVISNASPIYGAVSSNVWPLQAGFESEELMAESEELGMVPLAPYWNTGAGALICSAERNNLKELKGAVVAASGALQQEQVSAVGSSPTSMPFTEFYEALQRGAADCVQTTGTSALAVSIPEVAPHVVIDPEASFIAGASMLNFSKATWDALPLVAQQLIWDRTSTFVAGNITKVIGNYQLLNDAVTASGGSIEEFDADAVTAMNDTKPAILSTVAETAGEDFVSNAETLQSDWLQKTADAGFDVDVKYADIQIWLDDNQDSLNEFIQADVAEAVYKPYRP
- a CDS encoding TRAP transporter small permease, whose product is MTVQTQPKSRKTLRDRLLNFIEVAAVIVLVVMMLHVVLNALSRSLFKMPIYGTLELTQFWYLPALTLLGLIAAQARNEHIVADLLFDSFPAIMRKWTSFSVNVITAVVAALISWYGLSETVHAFDKMIMAGATDFPLWPIEALLTISYAAFAIQLLYTAVKIARFGEEIDPDGIPNDDGVGFGDDPIAREEDLRARGLLEADATASKEGSR
- a CDS encoding TRAP transporter large permease, which encodes MSAVTTLLSIGVEKEPREPGFIKGWLSFSINTIAVIASGGYMFLPSSDKIGIGIAGVVMMVALLFMKFPAAMAMILPSLLAMYAMRGWAIVETSLMNVPIDSISSWSLSVLPMFIVMGLLMWRSGMTEGVYKAARQWFSWMPGGLAVGTNLAGTGLATVSGSTAGVVYALSRIGIPEMLKAGYDKRLALGSVIVASLPGQLIPPSILLVLYAGIAEVPVGQQLLSGILPGVVVAIMFTVMLVIMASFFKMGGQKVAGKETAPTSWSERWRSLARTWPLPILAAIIIVGMFSGLFTATEAGAFAALCALILTFLWKPAGGGVSRPITAVRKASIGAVANVGGIFFMLVGVEMLSRMMTLTGIGNGMADLVAAWDLNRVEFLIVMTVVYLVLGAFMESLPMMVLTVPLLIPTLESLDISLLWFGVFVVFMGELAVLSPPVGMLAMIIHSIVKDPEVNQGQTIKLSDIFWTMLWFLPMAVLVVAVLIAWPDLATIIPTMSNAG